A part of Xenopus tropicalis strain Nigerian chromosome 4, UCB_Xtro_10.0, whole genome shotgun sequence genomic DNA contains:
- the cbln1 gene encoding cerebellin-1 precursor, whose translation MWGFELLLGALYLLGLTCGQNETEPILLEGKCLVVCDSNPMSDPTGTALGISVRSGSAKVAFSAIRSTHHEPSEMSNRTMIIYFDQTLVNIGSSFDSERSTFTSPRKGIYSFNFHVVKVYNRQTIQVSLMLNGWPVISAFAGDQDVTREAASNGVLIQMEKGDRAYLKLEKGNLMGGWKFSTFSGFLVFPL comes from the exons ATGTGGGGTTTTGAGCTGCTGCTTGGGGCGCTGTACCTGCTCGGGCTCACCTGTGGCCAGAACGAAACGGAACCTATCCTGCTGGAGGGCAAGTGTCTAGTGGTTTGTGACTCCAACCCTATGTCTGACCCCACTGGCACAGCGCTGGGCATTTCGGTGCGCTCGGGCAGTGCCAAGGTGGCATTCTCTGCTATTCGAAGCACCCATCACGAGCCATCGGAAATGAGTAACCGGACAATGATCATCTACTTCGATCAG ACTTTGGTCAATATTGGAAGCAGTTTTGACTCAGAACGAAGCACTTTTACATCACCAAGAAAGGGGATTTACAGTTTTAATTTCCACGTGGTGAAAGTATATAACCGGCAAACCATACAG GTTAGTTTAATGTTAAATGGTTGGCCTGTGATTTCAGCTTTTGCTGGTGACCAGGATGTGACAAGAGAGGCAGCCAGCAACGGAGTTCTTATTCAAATGGAGAAAGGGGACAGAGCTTACCTAAAACTTGAGAAAGGAAATTTAATGGGTGGTTGGAAGTTTTCCACTTTTTCTGGATTTCTTGTGTTCCCTCTTTAA